The Criblamydia sequanensis CRIB-18 genome contains a region encoding:
- a CDS encoding DUF2177 family protein: MTFLKLYCVSLIVFFIIDLVWLGIIAKNLYRDQIGFLMSDKVKWLPALIFYFLYIAGLVFFAILPAVKEENWVAALTYGGFFGLVCYATYDLTNLATLKGWPIKIAIYDLLWGAFISGVTSLITFWIGSHWKNYFS, encoded by the coding sequence ATGACCTTTTTGAAACTTTACTGCGTCTCTCTCATAGTTTTTTTTATAATCGACCTTGTTTGGTTAGGCATTATTGCCAAAAATCTTTATAGGGATCAGATAGGTTTCCTGATGTCAGACAAAGTCAAGTGGCTTCCGGCTTTGATATTCTATTTCCTATATATCGCAGGTCTTGTCTTTTTTGCCATACTACCGGCGGTAAAGGAAGAGAACTGGGTTGCAGCATTAACATACGGTGGATTTTTTGGTCTTGTGTGCTATGCGACGTATGATTTAACCAATCTTGCGACACTAAAAGGTTGGCCTATAAAAATTGCCATCTATGATCTTCTATGGGGAGCTTTCATTTCGGGAGTTACAAGCCTCATTACTTTTTGGATAGGCTCTCATTGGAAAAATTACTTCAGTTAA
- a CDS encoding nodulation protein NodZ translates to MFAAANQVLGQLYMFETGQLPKVSGLTVDFDKYGLYYDPARGLNWWTYYFEPVYAGEKRDSHLAYPTQEQYYKAWEQRRLIPRDIASQLINKYIHIKPEIQEKIDTFICRYFLDYYTIGIHYRGTDKVKEAPRIAYEKVFKEVEKHIPLEKPCLLFIATDEIEFLEHAKSRYSNVVALDAVRSHSGSAGVHFANKNNYTVGEEALIDACLLSRCDLLIRTSSNLSLWSSYFNPELPVILLNNRYMPTLEPE, encoded by the coding sequence ATGTTTGCAGCTGCAAATCAAGTGCTCGGACAGCTATACATGTTTGAAACAGGGCAGCTTCCAAAAGTTTCCGGGCTTACTGTCGATTTTGATAAATATGGCCTTTACTATGACCCGGCTCGAGGCTTAAATTGGTGGACTTATTATTTTGAGCCTGTTTATGCGGGAGAAAAAAGAGATTCACACCTAGCTTATCCAACCCAAGAGCAGTATTACAAAGCCTGGGAGCAAAGAAGATTGATTCCAAGAGACATCGCCTCTCAATTAATTAATAAATACATTCATATAAAGCCCGAGATCCAAGAAAAAATTGATACGTTTATTTGCCGCTATTTTCTTGATTACTACACAATCGGCATTCACTACAGGGGAACCGATAAAGTAAAAGAAGCGCCAAGAATAGCCTATGAGAAAGTTTTTAAAGAAGTTGAGAAGCACATACCCTTAGAAAAACCATGCCTTCTTTTTATTGCAACCGATGAGATCGAATTTTTAGAACATGCAAAGAGCAGATATTCTAATGTCGTTGCCCTCGATGCCGTCCGATCACATAGCGGCAGCGCTGGCGTTCATTTTGCAAATAAAAATAATTATACGGTTGGAGAAGAAGCTTTAATAGACGCTTGCTTACTTTCCAGATGCGATCTGCTCATCAGGACAAGCTCGAACTTGAGCCTATGGTCCTCGTATTTTAACCCGGAATTGCCTGTAATTCTTCTCAATAATAGATATATGCCTACATTGGAGCCTGAATAG
- a CDS encoding sulfotransferase domain-containing protein: MYRLIFIFCLAQSLIFAEEWNTVYLASFPRSGNHWVRFLVEEATHIATSSVYRDRNFPHLQNVFPWGAYCTDHGYEGHCRYPTLDDPVLIKTHYPFLKPKTKINPTPKSAICLIRHPIDSFYSFYVYRGGKEDKIDKKSLNEFIHGWRKFYEFWELQPGVQIIRYEDLLANPEIYLNHILQIAGFSFDQEDIDRALAKYPPQGKPLKHNGCYDDGSLDRIKIELSDILKRYNYDAM; this comes from the coding sequence ATGTATCGATTAATTTTTATTTTTTGCTTAGCTCAATCTCTAATTTTTGCAGAGGAATGGAATACCGTCTATCTGGCATCTTTTCCAAGATCCGGTAATCATTGGGTGCGATTTTTGGTTGAAGAAGCGACCCATATTGCGACAAGTTCAGTTTATCGAGACAGAAATTTTCCGCATCTTCAAAATGTTTTCCCATGGGGGGCTTACTGTACAGATCATGGCTACGAAGGCCATTGCAGATACCCAACCCTGGATGATCCGGTCCTTATAAAAACACATTATCCTTTTTTAAAACCAAAAACAAAAATTAATCCAACCCCAAAGTCTGCAATTTGCTTAATAAGACACCCCATTGATTCCTTTTATTCTTTTTATGTTTATAGAGGGGGAAAAGAAGACAAGATAGACAAAAAAAGTCTGAATGAATTCATCCACGGCTGGAGAAAATTTTATGAATTCTGGGAGCTCCAGCCGGGGGTTCAAATCATACGCTATGAAGATCTCTTGGCGAACCCTGAAATCTATCTCAATCATATTTTACAAATTGCCGGGTTCTCTTTTGATCAAGAAGATATAGATCGAGCCCTTGCCAAATATCCCCCTCAAGGAAAGCCTTTAAAGCATAATGGCTGTTATGACGATGGATCCTTAGACAGGATTAAAATAGAGCTTTCAGATATCTTAAAAAGGTATAATTACGATGCTATGTAG
- a CDS encoding outer membrane protein, whose amino-acid sequence MIKKIQLLVISLLVVLTARLQAQECCELPSCFFLGNFCFDKTNVYAKLFGGVNFLQSTEISDTRAKYNAGHILAGSLGYRFCNGLILEGEYAFRRNSLSKIEFVGQGSSHHGHFQTSSYMANLICNLPCWNFVCWNIHSFIGAGIGYDFSEMHSSNSLVIFNQKWHQFSWQVMTGIVYPLFCNTKLTLEYKYHQGGSHFYNNSIGLGLIYTFGCNGFL is encoded by the coding sequence ATGATAAAAAAAATTCAGCTACTTGTAATATCGCTCCTAGTTGTATTGACGGCTAGGTTACAAGCTCAAGAATGTTGCGAGTTGCCCTCTTGCTTTTTTCTAGGAAATTTTTGTTTTGATAAAACGAATGTATATGCAAAGCTTTTCGGGGGTGTTAACTTTCTGCAAAGTACTGAGATCAGTGACACTAGAGCTAAATATAATGCGGGACATATTCTTGCGGGTTCTTTGGGCTATCGTTTCTGCAACGGCTTGATCTTGGAAGGTGAATATGCATTTAGGAGAAATAGCCTATCTAAAATAGAGTTTGTAGGACAAGGTTCTTCTCATCATGGGCATTTTCAGACTTCCTCGTATATGGCCAATCTTATATGCAATTTGCCTTGCTGGAACTTTGTATGCTGGAATATCCATTCCTTTATTGGAGCAGGGATAGGCTATGATTTTTCAGAAATGCATTCCTCAAATTCTCTTGTCATTTTTAACCAAAAGTGGCACCAATTTTCTTGGCAAGTGATGACAGGGATTGTCTACCCTCTCTTCTGCAATACGAAGCTTACTTTGGAATACAAATACCACCAAGGCGGCTCTCATTTCTATAACAACTCGATAGGACTTGGTCTTATCTATACCTTTGGCTGCAACGGATTTTTATAA
- a CDS encoding GMC family oxidoreductase, whose protein sequence is MKLKFFILTLATACANLFGNHNPPYRCQMSADKLEADIIVIGGGASGCVLMHQLSKNGQYSVLGIEGGPNITNDPAIKAVGLPAFLLAGTGKPQYFWPGWNQTLPMPGINGRTSDWTTGLGLGGGASINGLYYGRGSDAVYSRWESVSGSSNWSLDNILATFKALENYQGLTTTPDARGTNGALSVLQTPTVSQITANVLLPASQAAFPGIPTVQDYNDPSVENCIDPRAQWFIDPSGTERASSATAYLNGTVMTPGGQGVNGHKLFLLFDAVAVKIVFNRHGVAKKVIYVKDGQCFEARAKKAVVLASGINSSKLLQLSGIGPAAVLDNAGIKPVFINENVGKHLQNHPLMFVTLLANPNTNGVPPGAPYAFTIHNVYLPVVGGSASDPRMLQILFEYIPATGQTPAVIAMGFELLNPVSEGSVNIQSDNSFQIAAADDGFYQSPPDLEDMKNAVKVYIRDMLTQLAPIDPPYYQPIPTDPINLVILSGYNDAVVEQYVRNNTNLSLDVHHFTSHCKMAPLSEGGVVDGETRVYGTRNVFVADNSICPVIPDINTAAAAMMIGLRSSEIIKRALKH, encoded by the coding sequence ATGAAACTTAAATTTTTTATCCTCACTTTAGCAACAGCTTGTGCCAACCTTTTTGGCAATCACAATCCTCCTTATAGATGCCAAATGTCGGCGGACAAACTAGAAGCGGATATCATAGTTATTGGCGGGGGAGCGTCAGGTTGTGTTTTGATGCACCAGTTATCAAAAAACGGCCAGTATTCGGTTTTGGGAATTGAAGGGGGACCCAATATAACAAATGATCCGGCCATTAAAGCTGTAGGTCTTCCGGCATTCTTGTTAGCCGGAACCGGAAAGCCCCAGTATTTCTGGCCCGGTTGGAATCAAACCCTGCCAATGCCTGGAATCAATGGCCGAACAAGTGACTGGACGACAGGATTGGGATTAGGCGGCGGCGCTTCGATTAACGGTTTATACTATGGCCGCGGCTCGGATGCCGTCTATTCGCGATGGGAATCAGTTTCAGGCAGCAGCAACTGGAGCCTTGATAATATTTTGGCAACTTTTAAAGCTCTTGAGAATTACCAAGGATTAACCACCACTCCCGACGCAAGGGGGACAAACGGCGCTCTTAGTGTGTTGCAGACCCCTACTGTGTCGCAAATAACTGCTAATGTACTTTTGCCTGCATCTCAAGCAGCCTTTCCCGGGATTCCAACTGTTCAAGATTATAATGACCCAAGCGTAGAGAATTGCATAGACCCTCGCGCCCAGTGGTTTATTGACCCCTCAGGCACCGAGCGAGCTAGCAGCGCAACCGCTTATTTAAATGGCACGGTCATGACTCCGGGAGGTCAAGGAGTTAACGGTCACAAACTGTTTCTTCTCTTCGACGCTGTGGCAGTAAAAATAGTATTTAACAGGCATGGAGTGGCCAAAAAAGTAATTTATGTAAAAGATGGACAGTGCTTTGAAGCACGCGCGAAAAAAGCGGTGGTCTTGGCAAGCGGCATCAATAGCAGCAAGTTGCTGCAGCTTTCCGGAATCGGGCCGGCAGCTGTTTTAGACAATGCAGGGATAAAACCTGTTTTTATTAACGAAAACGTAGGAAAGCATCTCCAAAACCATCCTCTCATGTTTGTTACGTTGCTTGCAAATCCAAATACCAATGGGGTGCCTCCGGGAGCCCCTTATGCTTTTACCATTCATAATGTTTACTTGCCGGTAGTAGGAGGAAGCGCAAGCGACCCGCGCATGCTGCAAATTTTGTTTGAATACATACCTGCGACAGGACAGACGCCTGCAGTCATCGCCATGGGATTTGAGTTATTAAATCCGGTGAGCGAGGGCAGCGTCAATATTCAAAGTGACAACTCCTTTCAAATAGCTGCAGCCGACGATGGTTTTTATCAAAGTCCCCCTGATCTCGAAGATATGAAGAACGCGGTCAAGGTCTATATCCGCGATATGTTAACGCAATTAGCGCCTATTGATCCCCCTTACTACCAACCCATTCCAACAGACCCGATAAACCTCGTTATCCTTTCGGGTTATAATGACGCTGTAGTTGAGCAGTATGTGAGAAATAACACTAACCTTTCATTAGATGTCCACCATTTTACATCCCACTGTAAAATGGCTCCTCTAAGTGAAGGTGGGGTGGTAGATGGAGAGACTCGTGTCTATGGCACAAGGAACGTTTTTGTAGCCGATAATTCCATCTGTCCTGTGATACCAGATATCAATACGGCAGCTGCGGCTATGATGATCGGATTACGTAGTAGCGAAATTATAAAACGCGCCTTAAAACATTAA
- a CDS encoding SDR family oxidoreductase, whose protein sequence is MAKILVTGANGFVAKRLIVDLLNQGHQIFAMCRIKGTQAFAEDRPNLQYIWGDLRNPETLKMIPEDIEAAYYLVHSMSDIVNNLVDTEMEVVEQFLNGVKRTRIKQIIYLGGIINDEKKLSPHLKSRLLVENSLKESGIPCTVLRASIIIGAGSASFEIIRDLCEKLPLMVAPKWVNSRCQPIAIGDVLFYLSYVLLNEKCFNKTFDIGGPEVLTFEEVLLRYAKFRNLKRWIIKVPVLTPRLSSYWLVFITSVRYSLCSYLVESMKTNSVVQRDEIKKIAPHDCLTYKEALELAFQKISQNEVVSSWMDSWDIRGTDPNIENYIQVPSEGCLKDERRVLIQDSKASAIDRIWRIGGSSGYYALNWAWHLRGLFDQMIGGIGLNRGRRHASEIQVGDSIDFWRVIHSDKDKGDLILYAEMKLPGEAWLQFKIEPKNHEWFLVQTATFRPKGILGRLYWYALTPFHFVIFRKMAEALAGKKIKLKLL, encoded by the coding sequence ATGGCAAAAATTTTAGTTACCGGAGCGAATGGGTTTGTGGCAAAAAGGCTAATCGTTGATCTTTTGAATCAAGGTCATCAGATTTTCGCTATGTGCCGCATTAAAGGCACTCAAGCTTTTGCTGAAGACAGGCCTAATCTTCAATATATTTGGGGGGACTTAAGGAATCCTGAAACTCTAAAAATGATTCCTGAAGATATCGAAGCCGCCTATTACCTTGTCCATTCCATGTCCGATATTGTCAACAATCTAGTCGATACAGAAATGGAGGTTGTGGAGCAGTTTCTAAACGGAGTTAAACGCACTAGAATCAAGCAAATTATTTATTTGGGAGGGATTATTAATGATGAAAAGAAATTATCCCCTCACCTTAAGTCGCGATTATTGGTAGAAAATTCTCTTAAAGAAAGCGGCATTCCTTGCACGGTTTTAAGAGCAAGTATCATTATCGGGGCAGGCAGCGCCTCTTTTGAAATCATAAGGGACTTATGTGAAAAGCTGCCGTTAATGGTCGCCCCGAAGTGGGTAAATTCGCGCTGTCAGCCAATCGCCATCGGGGATGTTTTATTTTACCTTTCTTATGTACTGCTAAATGAAAAATGCTTTAATAAAACTTTTGACATTGGAGGCCCGGAAGTTTTGACTTTTGAAGAGGTATTGCTTAGATACGCAAAATTTAGAAATCTTAAAAGATGGATAATAAAAGTCCCGGTCCTCACTCCCCGCCTGTCCAGTTATTGGCTCGTTTTCATTACCTCTGTTCGCTATTCTCTTTGTTCCTACTTGGTAGAAAGCATGAAAACGAACTCTGTCGTCCAAAGGGATGAAATTAAAAAAATTGCTCCACATGATTGCTTGACTTATAAAGAAGCCCTTGAATTAGCCTTTCAAAAGATTTCACAAAATGAGGTGGTTTCCAGTTGGATGGACTCATGGGATATTCGAGGAACGGATCCAAACATTGAGAATTATATCCAAGTTCCAAGCGAAGGGTGCTTAAAAGATGAGAGAAGAGTCTTAATTCAGGATTCAAAAGCCTCTGCTATAGATAGAATATGGAGGATTGGCGGAAGCTCCGGCTATTATGCTTTGAATTGGGCTTGGCATTTAAGAGGTTTATTTGATCAAATGATTGGAGGAATTGGTTTAAATAGAGGAAGAAGACATGCTTCTGAAATTCAAGTTGGGGATTCTATCGATTTTTGGCGAGTGATTCACTCTGATAAAGACAAAGGAGATCTCATACTTTATGCTGAAATGAAACTTCCGGGAGAAGCTTGGCTTCAGTTTAAAATTGAACCAAAAAATCATGAGTGGTTCCTTGTTCAAACAGCGACTTTTCGGCCTAAAGGAATTCTAGGCAGGCTCTATTGGTATGCCCTAACTCCTTTTCATTTCGTTATTTTTCGGAAAATGGCGGAGGCTTTAGCCGGTAAAAAAATTAAACTTAAACTACTGTGA
- the ligD gene encoding DNA ligase D produces MLATLADSPPTQGKWLYEIKWDGYRALAFCDKNKVDLISRNNKSFNEKFYPIVEALQNSNLDAVLDGEIVVVNENGIADFESLQNWRSEADGEIIYYVFDVLWLKGNELAELPLSQRKEILNQLKFNNPALRISQSFDADPEDFLDAAKNMQLEGAIAKNADSVYLSGVRSPLWLKLKVQKRHEVVIGGYTKNQNTPKLFSALLVGVYKNGALQFMGKIGTGFNKKVQKDLLEKFNKLKIKKCPFSFEPEISKPTRFNPNPKPSEAIWLKPKLVCEVSYIGLSREGIMRHPSFKGIRLDKNAHEVHEELSITSPKASKKPVIKIKAEKNRERKTLLNPFEDTQVKIIQGHELKFNHLKKIFWPDNGYTKRDLLNYYYQIASTILPYLKDRPQSLNRFPNGINGLSFYQKDVTKSAPFWIQQFPYRTSLGEDKNFLVVKDEADLLWMANLGSIEMNPWNSTVKHPDYPTWCIIDIDPSEKNSFKEVIEVALMVKQVLDSLKIEGYFKTSGATGVHIYIPMGAKYTYEECQGFGRAIAALVHQEVPKITSIERYSIKRQGKIYVDFLQNRPKATLAAPYSIRPRPFAPVSMPLHWDEVKKGLKPEKYTIKNAMERIKSNGDIFKPVLGKGINLKKIIKSLNLSQ; encoded by the coding sequence ATGTTGGCAACTCTTGCTGATTCCCCGCCAACTCAAGGAAAATGGCTTTATGAAATAAAATGGGATGGCTATAGGGCTTTAGCTTTTTGCGATAAAAATAAAGTAGACCTTATCTCCCGAAATAATAAATCCTTTAATGAAAAATTTTATCCAATCGTTGAAGCCTTGCAGAATTCAAACTTAGATGCAGTTTTAGATGGAGAAATTGTTGTCGTAAACGAAAATGGAATAGCCGATTTCGAGAGTTTGCAAAATTGGCGAAGCGAAGCCGATGGAGAAATTATTTACTATGTTTTTGATGTCCTATGGTTAAAAGGAAACGAACTTGCAGAACTTCCTTTAAGTCAAAGAAAAGAGATATTAAATCAGCTTAAGTTCAATAATCCAGCTCTTAGAATAAGTCAAAGCTTTGATGCTGATCCGGAAGATTTTTTAGACGCCGCTAAAAATATGCAATTAGAAGGAGCGATCGCAAAAAATGCGGACAGCGTTTACCTTTCCGGAGTTAGAAGTCCGCTATGGCTTAAATTAAAAGTGCAAAAAAGACACGAAGTGGTTATTGGAGGTTATACAAAAAATCAAAATACCCCTAAGCTTTTTAGCGCCTTATTGGTTGGCGTGTACAAAAATGGCGCTCTCCAATTTATGGGAAAGATAGGAACCGGCTTTAACAAGAAAGTTCAAAAGGACCTCTTAGAAAAATTTAACAAGTTGAAAATCAAAAAATGCCCATTTTCATTTGAGCCTGAAATTAGCAAACCCACTCGCTTTAACCCGAATCCCAAACCCTCTGAAGCTATTTGGCTTAAGCCAAAGCTTGTTTGCGAAGTAAGCTATATTGGATTAAGTCGAGAGGGTATTATGAGACATCCTTCTTTCAAAGGAATTCGACTCGATAAGAACGCTCATGAAGTCCATGAGGAGCTGTCAATAACTAGTCCAAAAGCGTCAAAAAAACCGGTGATTAAAATTAAAGCGGAAAAAAATAGAGAAAGAAAAACTTTATTGAATCCTTTTGAAGACACGCAGGTGAAAATAATTCAGGGTCATGAATTAAAATTTAATCATTTAAAAAAGATCTTTTGGCCGGATAATGGTTATACAAAACGAGATCTTCTCAATTATTATTATCAAATAGCGTCCACCATTTTACCTTATTTGAAAGACCGGCCTCAATCTCTAAATCGTTTTCCAAATGGCATCAATGGGTTAAGCTTTTATCAAAAAGATGTGACAAAATCAGCTCCTTTTTGGATACAACAATTTCCCTATCGCACAAGCTTAGGGGAAGACAAAAACTTTTTAGTGGTTAAGGATGAGGCGGATTTGTTATGGATGGCAAATTTGGGATCTATCGAAATGAACCCTTGGAATAGCACTGTTAAGCATCCGGATTACCCCACTTGGTGCATTATTGACATAGACCCTTCTGAAAAAAATTCTTTTAAAGAGGTTATAGAGGTGGCTTTGATGGTCAAACAAGTGCTTGATAGTTTAAAGATTGAAGGCTACTTTAAAACTTCAGGCGCAACCGGGGTTCATATTTATATCCCTATGGGAGCTAAATATACTTACGAAGAATGCCAAGGTTTTGGGAGGGCGATAGCCGCACTTGTTCATCAAGAAGTTCCAAAAATCACAAGCATTGAGAGATATAGTATCAAAAGGCAAGGAAAAATTTATGTGGATTTCTTGCAAAATAGACCGAAAGCCACTTTGGCGGCCCCCTATTCTATAAGGCCTAGACCTTTTGCCCCCGTATCTATGCCGTTGCATTGGGATGAGGTTAAAAAAGGACTAAAACCGGAGAAATATACTATAAAAAATGCCATGGAGAGAATTAAAAGTAATGGCGATATCTTTAAACCAGTCCTTGGAAAAGGCATTAATCTTAAAAAAATTATAAAAAGCTTAAATTTATCACAGTAG
- a CDS encoding heavy metal translocating P-type ATPase, with protein MLFGQKNEKEISSLGVESYIALLAIICITLHLAFQYALPKFQAYALYPLYITLALGGSLLVLELIRNLINFQFGSDLLAGISIIASILLGEYLAGSLVVLMLSGGQTIESYAIRSASKMLEVLAKRSPTIAHRKKNEAIEDIPVEKIAIGDTLLIFPHEICPVDGEVTSGNGVMDESYLTGEPFLISKAPGSEVLSGSINGEASLTIKSTKLAQDSRYAKIMQVMSETEQKRPQMRRLADQLGAWYTPLAIIIAILAWVISGDAVRFLAVLVIATPCPLLIAIPVAIIGSISLCAKRGILIKNPIVLEQIDQCKTMIFDKTGTLTYGKPSLTDQTVYNNFDPKEILKLVASIERYSKHPLASAILDKAGEENIKLLDVQQISEPKGSGLLATVDKHEVLITSRKLLTKMGLERDVSLLPQGAGLECVILIDGKLAAHYRFRDSPRSESKSFIHHLFPKHGIKKVMIISGDREEEVKYLANYVGITEVYAGKSPEEKVELVVEETEKAKTAYLGDGINDAPALLAATVGIAFGRSSDITADAAGAVVMDNSLKTVDEFMHISKRMRAIALESALGGMALSVLGMIIAAFGFLPPVAGAISQEVIDVFAILNSLRTIWMPTKISDM; from the coding sequence ATGCTATTTGGGCAAAAAAATGAGAAAGAAATTTCTTCGCTTGGCGTTGAAAGCTATATTGCCCTCTTGGCAATTATCTGTATAACTTTGCATTTAGCTTTCCAATATGCTCTTCCAAAATTCCAAGCCTATGCGCTTTATCCCCTGTACATTACTCTTGCCTTAGGAGGAAGTCTTCTCGTTCTGGAGCTAATACGTAATTTGATAAATTTTCAGTTTGGTTCAGATTTACTCGCCGGAATCTCTATCATTGCTTCCATTTTGTTAGGAGAGTATTTAGCCGGATCATTAGTTGTCTTAATGCTATCCGGTGGTCAAACAATAGAAAGCTACGCCATTAGGTCAGCTTCGAAAATGCTTGAGGTTCTTGCAAAAAGATCGCCGACTATCGCCCACCGAAAAAAAAATGAGGCTATAGAAGACATTCCCGTTGAAAAAATTGCTATCGGGGATACCCTTTTAATATTTCCGCATGAGATATGCCCTGTAGATGGAGAAGTGACCTCCGGAAATGGCGTGATGGATGAATCGTATTTAACCGGCGAGCCTTTCCTTATCTCCAAAGCTCCCGGCTCTGAAGTTCTTTCCGGCTCTATCAACGGAGAAGCTTCTTTAACCATTAAATCAACTAAACTTGCGCAAGATTCCCGCTACGCTAAAATCATGCAAGTCATGTCTGAAACAGAACAAAAACGCCCTCAAATGCGTCGGCTCGCCGACCAATTAGGGGCTTGGTATACTCCCCTAGCTATCATCATTGCAATTTTAGCATGGGTGATTAGCGGCGATGCCGTGCGCTTTCTAGCCGTTCTAGTTATTGCGACGCCTTGTCCCTTATTGATTGCCATACCTGTCGCCATTATTGGCTCGATTTCTTTATGCGCCAAACGCGGTATCTTGATTAAAAATCCCATCGTCTTAGAGCAAATAGATCAGTGTAAGACCATGATTTTCGATAAAACAGGGACGCTTACTTACGGAAAACCTTCATTAACAGATCAGACAGTTTATAATAATTTTGACCCTAAAGAAATTCTCAAACTAGTCGCAAGCATTGAAAGATATTCAAAACATCCTTTGGCAAGCGCCATTCTTGATAAAGCCGGGGAAGAAAACATTAAACTGCTTGATGTCCAGCAAATCAGCGAACCAAAAGGCTCAGGGCTTCTAGCAACTGTAGATAAGCATGAAGTTTTAATCACGAGCCGGAAACTTCTTACTAAAATGGGTTTAGAAAGGGATGTTTCACTCTTGCCTCAGGGAGCCGGACTAGAGTGTGTGATTCTTATCGACGGCAAACTTGCAGCTCACTATCGTTTCCGAGATTCTCCAAGATCGGAAAGTAAATCTTTTATTCACCATTTATTTCCTAAGCATGGGATCAAAAAAGTCATGATCATTTCTGGCGACCGTGAAGAAGAAGTTAAATATTTGGCAAATTATGTTGGAATTACCGAAGTTTATGCAGGCAAAAGCCCTGAGGAAAAAGTTGAACTCGTTGTAGAAGAAACTGAAAAAGCAAAAACGGCTTATCTTGGAGATGGCATAAATGATGCTCCAGCCCTACTTGCGGCAACAGTTGGAATTGCTTTTGGCAGAAGCAGCGACATCACAGCTGATGCTGCTGGAGCGGTTGTTATGGATAACAGCTTGAAAACAGTCGATGAGTTTATGCATATCAGCAAGAGAATGAGAGCGATTGCTCTAGAAAGTGCTCTTGGGGGTATGGCGCTTTCCGTATTGGGAATGATTATAGCAGCTTTTGGATTCCTTCCTCCAGTAGCTGGAGCTATTAGCCAAGAAGTAATTGATGTTTTTGCGATTTTGAATTCGTTAAGAACTATCTGGATGCCAACTAAAATTAGTGATATGTAA
- a CDS encoding low affinity iron permease family protein, which translates to MKQLPSLSRFLTWSAKMAGNPITFVIALSVVAIWLIIGFFYGFNAKWILILNTVATLNAALMVFIIQNTQNRENKALHLKIDELIRVTKEATDEFIAIEELEEAELEKIRKKIFKNKS; encoded by the coding sequence ATGAAGCAATTACCTTCTCTTTCAAGGTTTTTAACATGGTCGGCTAAGATGGCTGGCAATCCTATTACCTTTGTTATTGCCCTTTCTGTGGTAGCTATTTGGCTAATAATAGGATTTTTCTATGGTTTTAACGCAAAATGGATACTGATTCTTAATACCGTTGCAACACTCAATGCAGCCTTAATGGTTTTTATTATTCAAAATACACAAAATCGAGAAAACAAAGCTCTTCACTTAAAAATTGATGAACTCATAAGGGTAACTAAAGAAGCTACTGATGAATTTATTGCCATTGAAGAATTGGAAGAAGCTGAATTGGAGAAAATTAGAAAAAAAATCTTCAAAAATAAATCATAA